The Sulfurimonas hydrogeniphila genome includes a window with the following:
- the mreC gene encoding rod shape-determining protein MreC produces MNKKSFVYFFILTALFVGALYYNNPIQSPIVSALNTIKSNYLDSIEFFNNKTDKHLFQAQEIENLKNRLKKYENNHLLLQQLTSELKDLYKENNSSLKTDPKVELVRAISYEKFGNINRLWMDIPEYNASKIYGLTYKEFVAGIVIAKNNKPLALLNSDIKSAYSVYVGKEKAPGIAHGNNAKNIVINFIPAWFSIKPGDEVITSGLDNIFFKGLKVGKVLSVTRSQGYQNAVVEQYYKANEPGYFHIIRNLK; encoded by the coding sequence ATGAATAAAAAATCGTTTGTCTATTTTTTTATCCTGACAGCACTCTTTGTGGGTGCTTTATACTACAACAATCCTATTCAGTCTCCCATTGTTTCAGCACTCAACACCATAAAATCAAATTATCTTGACAGTATAGAATTTTTTAACAACAAAACAGACAAACATTTATTTCAGGCGCAGGAAATAGAGAATCTGAAAAACAGACTGAAAAAATATGAAAATAATCATCTTCTCCTGCAGCAACTCACTTCTGAACTCAAGGATTTGTACAAAGAAAACAACTCTTCACTCAAAACAGATCCCAAAGTAGAGCTTGTCCGTGCAATATCGTATGAAAAATTTGGAAATATCAACAGATTATGGATGGATATTCCAGAGTATAATGCCTCAAAAATTTACGGCTTAACCTACAAAGAGTTTGTTGCAGGAATAGTGATAGCAAAAAACAACAAACCTCTGGCACTGCTTAATTCTGATATAAAGAGTGCCTATTCTGTTTATGTAGGGAAAGAAAAAGCACCCGGTATTGCACATGGCAACAATGCCAAAAATATAGTTATCAATTTCATACCGGCCTGGTTCAGTATCAAACCCGGGGATGAAGTGATCACATCAGGTCTGGACAATATCTTTTTTAAAGGTCTCAAAGTAGGAAAGGTTCTTTCTGTTACAAGATCACAAGGCTATCAAAATGCTGTTGTTGAACAATATTACAAGGCGAATGAGCCGGGTTATTTTCATATAATAAGGAATCTAAAATGA
- a CDS encoding Sua5/YciO/YrdC/YwlC family protein produces the protein MVKLNSPARFFSIKTNIILSQTDTTVGFLSQDAPKLCAVKSRPNTKPFIVVYKNFQALKKDHKRVPNTQKNRVRRLKKTTFIVKNHAFRVAEDVADSSCLRQKEWTYSTSANESGKNFSRTFCEQKADIIIENKKGLFEGQASKLYKINHKKIKRLR, from the coding sequence ATGGTCAAGCTCAACAGCCCTGCAAGATTTTTTAGTATAAAAACAAATATTATTCTCTCACAAACCGACACTACTGTCGGTTTTTTATCCCAGGATGCGCCTAAGCTGTGTGCAGTAAAATCACGTCCAAATACCAAACCTTTCATTGTTGTTTATAAAAACTTCCAAGCACTGAAGAAAGACCATAAAAGAGTACCAAACACTCAGAAAAACAGAGTCAGACGCCTTAAAAAAACAACCTTTATAGTAAAAAACCATGCTTTTCGGGTTGCAGAAGATGTGGCAGACTCTTCTTGTTTGAGACAAAAGGAATGGACATACTCCACATCTGCCAATGAAAGCGGTAAAAACTTTTCAAGAACTTTTTGTGAGCAAAAAGCTGATATAATAATAGAAAACAAGAAAGGACTCTTTGAAGGTCAGGCTTCAAAACTCTATAAAATCAACCATAAAAAAATAAAGAGGTTACGATGA
- a CDS encoding rod shape-determining protein, with product MIFNKIVGLFSNDLSIDLGTANTIVIAKGRGIIINEPSVVAVKTEKYGQQRVLAVGHEAKEMVGKTPGNIKAIRPMRDGVIADFDMTEKMIRKFIEKAHGRSSLISPRIIICVPYGLTQVERKAVRESALSAGAREVFLIEEPMAAAIGAGIDIREPQGNLVVDIGGGTTEIGVVSLGGLVLSKSIRTAGDKIDQGIVNYVRKKYNLLIGERVAEEIKINIGTAVELDQELTMVVNGRDQVEGLLSSVELTSEDAREAMKEPLKEVAEALRDVLERMPPDLAGDIVNHGIILTGGGALIRQLDKYLSDIVRIPVFVADEPLLAVARGTGRALEEIDLLQELFENE from the coding sequence ATGATATTTAATAAAATAGTCGGACTTTTTTCAAATGACCTTTCTATCGACTTGGGAACTGCCAATACAATTGTCATAGCAAAGGGGCGCGGGATTATCATTAATGAACCTTCTGTTGTTGCTGTCAAAACCGAAAAATATGGACAACAGCGTGTACTCGCTGTCGGACATGAAGCAAAAGAGATGGTGGGAAAAACTCCGGGAAATATCAAAGCCATCCGTCCTATGCGTGACGGTGTTATTGCCGATTTTGACATGACTGAAAAGATGATTCGCAAGTTCATTGAAAAAGCACACGGAAGAAGTTCTTTAATATCTCCCCGTATTATCATCTGTGTGCCTTACGGCTTGACACAGGTTGAAAGAAAGGCTGTTCGCGAGTCTGCTTTAAGTGCCGGAGCACGCGAAGTTTTTCTCATAGAAGAGCCTATGGCAGCAGCTATCGGAGCCGGCATAGATATTCGGGAACCACAAGGGAATCTTGTTGTAGACATTGGTGGCGGTACAACTGAAATAGGTGTTGTCTCTTTGGGCGGTTTGGTACTCTCAAAGTCCATCCGTACAGCCGGAGATAAAATCGATCAGGGAATCGTCAACTATGTGAGAAAAAAATACAATCTCCTCATAGGAGAGAGAGTTGCCGAAGAGATTAAAATAAACATTGGAACAGCTGTAGAGCTTGACCAGGAACTTACGATGGTTGTCAACGGACGCGATCAGGTTGAAGGACTGCTGAGTTCAGTGGAACTGACAAGCGAAGATGCCAGAGAAGCAATGAAAGAGCCGCTTAAAGAAGTCGCCGAAGCACTACGGGATGTTTTAGAAAGAATGCCGCCTGATTTAGCCGGTGATATTGTAAACCACGGTATAATTTTGACGGGCGGCGGTGCTTTAATCCGTCAGCTGGACAAATATCTCTCAGATATCGTCAGAATTCCTGTTTTTGTCGCAGATGAACCTCTTTTAGCCGTTGCACGGGGAACAGGAAGAGCTTTAGAAGAGATAGACCTCCTGCAAGAACTTTTTGAGAATGAATAA
- the carB gene encoding carbamoyl-phosphate synthase large subunit → MPKRTDIKTILLIGSGPIIIGQACEFDYSGTQAVKTLKELGYRVVLINSNPATIMTDPEFADRTYIEPIKEDVIAKIIKDEKVDAVLPTMGGQTALNVAMSMYEKGMLEGVEFLGANPEAINKGEDRQLFNEAMTKIGMDLPKSRNAYSVEEAIEVVKEIGFPVISRASFTLAGGGSGVAYNMEEFKKLAQEGISASPVNEIEIMESMLGWKEYEMEVIRDKADNCIIVCSIENFDPMGVHTGDSITVAPALTLTDKEYQRMRDASFAILREVGVDTGGSNVQFSIDPKTGRMIVIEMNPRVSRSSALASKATGYPIAKVATLLAVGFTLDEIENDITGTPAAFEPVIDYVVTKIPRFTFEKFPEAQSTLSTSMKSVGEVMAIGRTFKESVQKALCSLETGLCGFDDIEADDEFVKHEIRRPNADRILYVAEGFRRGMSIQEMFDTCQIDPWFLYQIQEMMETEATVSDKILFDEELMRKVKVDGFSDKRIAQLIAKNSQETVSEDLVYEARKKLGISLEYNEVDTCAAEFEALTPYLYSTTNITKLPNITNRQSDKQKVLILGGGPNRIGQGIEFDYCCVHAAFALKEMGIETIMYNCNPETVSTDYDTSDVLYFEPIDFEHVREVIENENPDGIIVHFGGQTPLKLADSLTKIGAKISGTPSSVIDLAEDREQFSDFVKAHNLKQPANGLARTKEESFIIAERLGYPVLVRPSFVLGGRGMRIVYSEDELRQYMDLAISVSNEAPVLVDKFLDQAIELDVDCICDGKDVYIGSVMQHIEEAGIHSGDSACSLPPMNLTQDMIEKVEQQTKVIALGLGVVGLMNVQYAIYQDEIYLIEVNPRASRTVPFVSKATGMPLAKVATRVMMGKDLRSSLAYYDKYEIVEEHNGLLRPRLKGHVSVKEAVFPFHKLYGADLVLSPEMKSTGEVMGISKNFGVSFAKAQLSAGNNIPTGGTCFLSFVDTDKKHAPEIAKGLVEHGFKLVATKGTQKAIEEAGIACEVVLKISEGRPNIEDSMKNDEIAMAINTSDNNTSKKDAVVIRQEVLKRSIPYFTTLSAARALILALDEMEDEKWSSSTALQDFLV, encoded by the coding sequence ATGCCAAAACGCACCGACATAAAAACTATTTTACTTATAGGTTCTGGCCCGATTATCATCGGTCAGGCATGTGAGTTTGACTACTCTGGAACACAAGCCGTTAAAACTTTAAAAGAGTTAGGTTACCGCGTTGTTCTCATCAATTCAAACCCTGCTACTATTATGACAGATCCCGAGTTTGCAGACAGAACATATATAGAACCTATCAAAGAAGATGTTATCGCCAAAATCATCAAAGATGAAAAAGTAGATGCTGTTTTGCCGACTATGGGCGGACAGACTGCACTCAATGTTGCAATGAGTATGTATGAAAAAGGAATGCTTGAAGGCGTGGAGTTTTTAGGTGCAAACCCCGAAGCGATTAACAAAGGCGAAGACAGACAGCTTTTTAACGAAGCTATGACTAAAATCGGTATGGATTTGCCAAAAAGCAGAAATGCCTACAGTGTTGAAGAGGCAATAGAAGTTGTCAAAGAGATTGGTTTTCCGGTCATCAGTCGTGCATCCTTTACACTCGCAGGCGGCGGTTCCGGTGTGGCGTATAATATGGAAGAGTTTAAAAAACTTGCCCAGGAAGGTATTTCAGCTTCACCTGTCAATGAAATCGAGATTATGGAATCTATGCTCGGCTGGAAAGAGTATGAAATGGAGGTTATCCGCGACAAAGCGGACAACTGCATTATCGTCTGTTCCATTGAAAACTTTGACCCTATGGGTGTGCATACGGGAGACTCTATTACGGTTGCCCCTGCATTAACATTGACAGACAAAGAGTATCAAAGAATGAGAGATGCCTCTTTCGCAATTTTACGTGAAGTCGGCGTTGACACAGGCGGTTCCAATGTTCAGTTTTCAATTGATCCGAAAACAGGACGCATGATTGTAATTGAGATGAATCCGCGTGTATCGCGTTCATCTGCACTGGCAAGTAAGGCAACAGGGTATCCTATTGCCAAAGTAGCCACTCTTTTAGCAGTCGGATTTACCCTTGATGAAATTGAAAATGACATCACGGGAACACCTGCAGCTTTTGAACCGGTTATAGATTATGTTGTTACAAAAATACCGCGTTTTACATTTGAAAAATTTCCTGAAGCACAAAGTACACTCAGCACATCTATGAAATCAGTCGGTGAAGTCATGGCAATCGGCCGTACGTTTAAAGAGTCTGTTCAAAAAGCACTCTGCTCCCTTGAAACAGGACTTTGCGGTTTTGATGACATTGAGGCGGATGATGAGTTTGTCAAGCATGAAATCCGTCGTCCCAATGCTGACAGAATTCTTTATGTTGCCGAAGGTTTTCGTCGCGGCATGAGTATACAGGAAATGTTTGACACCTGCCAGATTGATCCATGGTTCTTATATCAAATACAAGAGATGATGGAAACAGAAGCAACTGTCAGCGATAAAATCCTTTTTGATGAGGAGTTAATGAGAAAAGTAAAAGTTGACGGTTTTTCTGACAAAAGAATTGCACAGCTTATAGCAAAAAATTCTCAAGAAACAGTGAGTGAAGACCTGGTCTATGAAGCAAGAAAAAAGCTTGGCATCAGCCTGGAGTATAATGAAGTTGACACCTGTGCCGCTGAGTTTGAAGCACTCACTCCTTACCTCTACTCAACAACAAACATTACAAAACTGCCAAATATTACCAATCGTCAAAGCGACAAACAAAAAGTGCTTATTTTAGGCGGCGGACCAAACAGAATCGGACAGGGGATTGAATTTGACTACTGTTGTGTACATGCGGCATTTGCACTTAAAGAGATGGGCATAGAGACTATTATGTATAACTGCAACCCCGAAACGGTTTCTACCGACTATGACACATCTGACGTTCTTTATTTTGAACCGATAGATTTTGAACATGTAAGAGAAGTGATAGAAAATGAAAATCCTGATGGTATCATTGTTCATTTCGGTGGACAGACTCCACTCAAACTTGCTGATTCTTTAACAAAAATCGGTGCAAAAATTTCAGGAACTCCATCATCCGTCATTGATTTGGCAGAAGACAGAGAGCAGTTTAGTGATTTTGTAAAAGCGCACAATCTTAAACAGCCTGCAAACGGTTTGGCACGTACAAAAGAAGAATCATTTATTATAGCCGAAAGACTGGGCTATCCTGTTCTTGTTCGTCCTTCCTTTGTGCTTGGCGGACGCGGCATGCGTATCGTATATAGCGAAGATGAGCTTCGTCAATACATGGATCTTGCCATTTCTGTCTCCAACGAAGCCCCTGTCTTGGTAGACAAATTTTTGGATCAGGCAATTGAGCTTGATGTGGATTGTATCTGTGACGGCAAAGATGTCTACATCGGTTCTGTTATGCAGCACATCGAAGAGGCAGGAATACACTCGGGAGATTCGGCATGTTCACTGCCTCCTATGAATTTGACACAGGATATGATAGAAAAAGTTGAGCAGCAGACAAAAGTCATCGCACTCGGCCTTGGCGTTGTCGGACTGATGAATGTACAGTATGCAATTTATCAGGATGAAATTTATCTTATTGAAGTCAATCCTCGTGCCTCACGTACAGTTCCTTTTGTCTCAAAAGCAACCGGTATGCCTCTTGCAAAAGTAGCCACACGTGTTATGATGGGCAAAGACTTAAGAAGCTCATTAGCCTACTATGACAAATATGAAATAGTTGAAGAGCACAACGGTCTGCTTCGTCCTCGCCTCAAAGGGCATGTATCTGTCAAAGAAGCAGTATTCCCTTTCCATAAACTTTACGGTGCCGATTTGGTACTGAGTCCTGAGATGAAATCTACGGGTGAAGTAATGGGTATCAGTAAAAACTTCGGGGTAAGTTTTGCAAAAGCACAACTCAGTGCAGGAAATAATATTCCGACAGGCGGAACATGTTTCCTCTCTTTTGTTGATACAGATAAAAAACATGCTCCTGAAATAGCAAAAGGTCTGGTTGAACACGGCTTCAAACTTGTTGCAACAAAAGGGACACAAAAAGCCATAGAAGAAGCGGGTATAGCATGTGAAGTGGTTTTAAAAATTTCAGAAGGCCGTCCAAATATTGAGGACAGCATGAAAAATGATGAAATAGCAATGGCAATTAATACATCTGACAACAACACATCAAAAAAAGATGCTGTTGTCATTCGCCAAGAAGTGCTTAAAAGAAGTATTCCTTACTTTACAACGCTCAGTGCAGCAAGAGCACTGATACTCGCACTCGATGAAATGGAAGATGAAAAATGGTCAAGCTCAACAGCCCTGCAAGATTTTTTAGTATAA
- a CDS encoding MipA/OmpV family protein: protein MKYFIISVLLFLHLTAQESKQELTIGAGPYFQSQPYKEASALVLPSPVIFFDNSVVYARWSRFGLYFLGDKKAEYSWGFSFTVQPRTLGYKASDSVSLQGMSDKDSTMEGGIAFSAGYKNSSYIEVMLLADILNKYNSWVGSVEIGDKYTAGQFTFYPSAVLLYQPRKFLDYYYGVKNSEATLQRPAYMPKGGFSFAVQTYIKYPLSKKLAALFNIRADRIPNSAYNSPLVNNKFIYSGLASLIYTFTY, encoded by the coding sequence ATGAAATATTTCATAATCTCAGTGTTGTTATTTTTACATCTTACAGCCCAAGAGAGCAAACAAGAACTTACAATCGGTGCAGGACCGTACTTTCAGAGTCAACCTTACAAAGAGGCTTCTGCCCTTGTTTTGCCTTCACCGGTAATATTTTTTGACAACTCTGTTGTATATGCAAGATGGAGCAGATTCGGTCTTTACTTTTTAGGAGACAAAAAAGCGGAATATTCCTGGGGATTTTCCTTTACTGTACAGCCGAGAACACTTGGCTACAAGGCATCAGACTCAGTCTCTTTGCAAGGAATGAGCGACAAAGACTCAACAATGGAAGGTGGTATTGCTTTTAGTGCCGGCTATAAAAACTCCAGCTATATTGAAGTAATGCTTTTGGCAGACATCCTCAACAAATATAATTCATGGGTCGGCAGTGTAGAAATTGGTGATAAGTACACAGCAGGTCAATTTACTTTTTATCCAAGTGCTGTACTCTTGTACCAACCCAGAAAATTTCTTGACTATTATTACGGAGTCAAAAATTCCGAAGCAACACTGCAGCGTCCTGCTTACATGCCAAAGGGAGGATTCTCATTTGCCGTGCAAACATATATTAAATACCCTCTGAGCAAAAAACTCGCAGCCCTTTTTAACATAAGAGCAGACAGAATTCCAAACAGTGCATACAACAGTCCTTTGGTGAACAACAAATTTATTTACTCTGGACTTGCCTCGCTTATCTACACTTTTACCTACTGA